From a region of the Bdellovibrio bacteriovorus genome:
- a CDS encoding YciI family protein — protein MFIILLKFINRDRAGAFMEGHMQWLKQGFEDGIFILAGGIKPQLGGAIIAKNSSFEIIQKRVDQDPFVIEKVVEAEILEISPSKLDERFADLLKA, from the coding sequence ATGTTTATCATTTTATTGAAGTTTATAAACCGCGACCGCGCGGGCGCATTTATGGAAGGTCACATGCAGTGGCTGAAGCAAGGATTTGAAGATGGCATCTTCATTCTGGCTGGCGGCATAAAGCCTCAACTAGGCGGCGCTATTATTGCCAAAAACTCTTCTTTTGAAATCATTCAAAAGCGTGTGGATCAAGATCCCTTTGTGATTGAGAAAGTTGTTGAAGCGGAAATCTTAGAGATCAGTCCTTCTAAATTAGATGAACGCTTCGCCGATCTTTTGAAAGCATAA
- a CDS encoding DNA-3-methyladenine glycosylase I, whose translation MSKTIHFPDRKKRCTWSASAPEFLKYHDEEWGFPVGDDYRLFEKLSLEGFQSGLSWRTILAKRENFRKAFHQFDFNKVAKFTQKDVTRLLKDEGIIRHKGKIEAVINNAKMAQEIVRTHGSLAAYIWSFEPDKKDLATPQTASTSAASIALSKALKKQGWKFVGPTTVYAFMQAMGLINDHAVGCIIRSKVEAKRRSFKKP comes from the coding sequence ATGAGCAAGACCATCCACTTTCCTGACAGAAAAAAGCGCTGCACATGGAGCGCCTCAGCTCCCGAGTTTTTAAAGTATCATGATGAGGAATGGGGCTTCCCAGTTGGCGATGACTATCGCCTTTTTGAAAAGCTGTCTCTCGAAGGATTTCAATCGGGTTTAAGTTGGCGCACGATACTCGCTAAACGAGAAAACTTCCGCAAAGCATTTCATCAATTTGATTTCAACAAGGTCGCAAAGTTCACCCAGAAAGACGTCACAAGATTACTTAAAGACGAAGGTATTATCCGCCACAAAGGAAAAATCGAAGCCGTCATCAACAATGCCAAGATGGCGCAAGAAATCGTTCGGACTCACGGCTCCCTAGCCGCTTATATTTGGAGTTTTGAGCCCGACAAGAAGGATCTTGCAACACCTCAAACGGCTTCAACCTCGGCAGCATCAATAGCGCTTTCAAAAGCATTAAAGAAACAAGGCTGGAAGTTCGTAGGACCAACAACAGTGTACGCCTTCATGCAGGCGATGGGGCTTATTAATGATCACGCTGTAGGTTGTATTATTAGATCTAAGGTTGAAGCTAAACGGCGAAGTTTTAAGAAACCATAG